In Streptomyces violaceusniger Tu 4113, one DNA window encodes the following:
- a CDS encoding NAD(P)/FAD-dependent oxidoreductase, with product MRSQSKVLVIGGGPSGSTAATFLARNGVDVTLLERDTFPRYHVGESLSLSVVRMMDLLGVSEKLDKFGFRHKDGSYYEWGKEKWDLPFTDVPGGKHSWQVTRADFDKILLDHAREEGVEAFEGHRVRDIRFSGDRAVAARWHNDDGREGEIGFDYVIDASGRTGLLAKRHFDMRRMHDVFRNVGVWTYWKDAKDIPEGPDGAVTVCSVPAGWIWVIPLHNGITSIGLVTDKKRFSEQCSSPADVEALYDRAVHAHPLVRRTIADAEKVSKIRTETDYSYVADRFSGPGHLISGDAACFLDPLLSTGVHLATFSAMLAAASVSSMVDGTVAEERALNFYDVAYRYSYERLLVLVSVFYDSYRGKDDYFYRGQAMTRAEQQRLHIHEAFLSIIAGVEDLSDATTVDAYQVIEKSLHGRDPGTTPPTRVHSQSREWTIMPNSPANAIEGMYLEMEPSVRLRDTQR from the coding sequence ATGCGATCCCAGAGCAAGGTGCTTGTCATCGGTGGCGGACCCTCCGGCTCCACCGCGGCGACGTTCCTGGCACGCAACGGTGTTGACGTGACGCTTCTGGAGCGGGACACCTTTCCGCGCTACCACGTCGGCGAGTCGCTGTCGCTGTCGGTCGTGCGCATGATGGACCTGCTCGGCGTGTCCGAGAAGCTGGACAAATTCGGCTTCCGGCACAAGGACGGCTCCTACTACGAGTGGGGTAAGGAGAAGTGGGACCTGCCGTTTACTGATGTGCCCGGCGGAAAGCACAGCTGGCAGGTCACCAGGGCCGACTTCGACAAGATCCTTCTCGATCATGCCCGGGAAGAGGGAGTGGAGGCGTTCGAGGGTCACCGGGTCCGCGACATCCGGTTCTCCGGGGACCGGGCGGTGGCGGCGCGTTGGCACAACGACGACGGACGCGAAGGTGAGATCGGGTTCGACTACGTCATCGACGCCTCCGGCCGGACCGGCCTGCTCGCCAAGCGCCACTTCGACATGCGGCGGATGCACGACGTGTTCCGCAATGTCGGTGTCTGGACGTACTGGAAGGACGCCAAGGACATCCCCGAAGGCCCGGACGGCGCGGTGACGGTGTGCAGCGTTCCGGCAGGCTGGATCTGGGTGATCCCGTTGCACAACGGGATCACGAGCATCGGCCTGGTAACCGACAAGAAGCGGTTCAGCGAGCAGTGTTCTTCCCCCGCCGATGTGGAGGCGCTGTACGACCGGGCCGTGCACGCGCATCCGCTGGTGAGGCGGACCATCGCCGACGCCGAAAAGGTGTCGAAGATACGCACGGAGACCGACTACTCCTACGTGGCGGACCGGTTCAGCGGGCCGGGCCATCTGATCTCCGGGGACGCCGCATGCTTCCTGGACCCGTTGCTGTCCACCGGCGTGCACCTGGCGACGTTCAGCGCCATGCTGGCGGCCGCCTCGGTGTCCTCGATGGTGGATGGCACGGTGGCCGAGGAGCGGGCACTGAACTTCTACGACGTGGCCTACCGGTACTCCTACGAACGGCTGCTGGTGCTGGTCTCGGTTTTCTACGACAGCTACCGCGGCAAGGACGACTACTTCTACCGCGGACAGGCCATGACCCGCGCCGAGCAGCAGCGGCTGCACATCCATGAGGCGTTCCTCAGCATCATCGCCGGCGTGGAGGACCTGTCCGACGCGACGACGGTCGACGCCTACCAAGTCATCGAAAAGAGCCTGCACGGCAGGGACCCCGGCACGACGCCGCCCACGCGCGTACACAGCCAGTCGCGGGAATGGACGATCATGCCCAACTCCCCGGCGAACGCCATCGAGGGGATGTACCTGGAGATGGAGCCCAGCGTGCGGTTGCGCGACACACAGCGTTGA
- a CDS encoding pyridoxamine 5'-phosphate oxidase family protein, whose protein sequence is MANIDRIAAELMESADDDSYPVTPRTVPIRYRERIRYDHEAAHAILDEGLVAHIAFNREDYPVVLPAVYARRGETLYFHGSRAGRFAQLGAENAPVCVTVTLLDGLVFARAWLIHSAAYRSVMAHGRLRLITDDEERMRALATLLEHIATGRSSEARPPTRQEFASVAVVALDLEEVSTKVRREEQSKYEPADLQGGCWAGYVPLRQVALDPRSAPDLPDDVVVPPIVEKYSGPFLVPEEAMAAVPSPPTKPGA, encoded by the coding sequence GTGGCCAACATCGACCGTATCGCGGCGGAACTCATGGAATCAGCCGATGACGATTCCTATCCGGTGACCCCGCGCACCGTGCCGATCCGCTACCGGGAGCGCATCCGCTACGACCACGAGGCGGCACACGCCATTCTGGACGAGGGCCTCGTGGCACACATCGCGTTCAACAGGGAGGACTACCCGGTGGTGCTCCCCGCGGTGTACGCCAGGCGGGGCGAAACCCTGTACTTCCACGGCTCGCGTGCGGGCCGGTTCGCCCAGCTCGGGGCGGAGAACGCACCGGTGTGCGTGACGGTCACCCTGCTGGACGGCCTGGTGTTCGCCCGGGCCTGGCTGATCCATTCGGCCGCCTACCGCAGTGTCATGGCACACGGCCGGCTGCGCCTGATCACCGATGACGAAGAGCGGATGCGTGCCCTGGCCACCTTGCTGGAGCACATCGCCACCGGCCGCAGCTCGGAAGCCAGGCCGCCGACGCGGCAGGAGTTCGCCAGCGTGGCCGTGGTCGCGCTGGATCTGGAGGAGGTGTCGACCAAGGTGCGCCGGGAGGAGCAGAGCAAGTACGAACCCGCGGACCTTCAGGGCGGCTGCTGGGCCGGGTACGTGCCGCTGCGCCAGGTCGCACTGGATCCCAGGTCCGCGCCGGACTTGCCGGACGACGTGGTGGTACCGCCCATCGTGGAGAAGTACAGCGGGCCCTTCCTGGTGCCGGAGGAGGCCATGGCCGCCGTTCCCAGCCCGCCGACCAAGCCGGGCGCCTAG
- a CDS encoding FGGY family carbohydrate kinase yields MADLIAALHQSASDTRLIVYDRDGNKLTGQRVKLSPSASRDGTLEYDPVEIWRHTQDAVGMALSELDRPSSALAAVGIAAQRETTVVWNKRTGQPYAPAIAGPDRRSAGQMADLTRDGQTELIHKKTGLVPDALFSAGKLSWLLRHVDGLRADAERGDALFGTMDSWLVWNLTGRHVTDVTSASRTMLLNLDTQDWDDELLALLGIPRAMLPEVAPSSTPDRFGSTSGSGLFGTELPVSGVLGEHQAALFGQHCFLPGQARYGFEGSSALLVNTGTARADTDSRVLGTIAYRLADEPAVYALEGFVPYTGATVQWLVDGLGIIRGVGEIEAMSRRADDPEGLYFVPAFTGLALPRPERGARGAILGMDTHHNQNHVARATLQALAYQLRDLIETMQEGTGYAPAQLRVDGNGAWFDMCMQIHADILGIQLRRPADVADTAALGAAHAAGLAVGVWADLAEVAGTRQENHRWSAQWMPEDRERGYAGWRSALERTVGWVDEATLPQGDWLATLTAAEWRADGSR; encoded by the coding sequence ATGGCCGACTTGATCGCAGCCCTGCACCAGTCCGCGTCCGACACCAGACTCATCGTCTACGACCGGGACGGCAACAAGCTGACCGGGCAGCGGGTGAAGCTCTCCCCGTCCGCTTCCCGGGACGGCACGCTCGAATACGATCCCGTGGAAATCTGGCGGCACACCCAGGACGCGGTCGGCATGGCCCTGTCCGAACTGGACCGTCCCAGTTCCGCGCTGGCAGCCGTCGGTATCGCGGCCCAGCGCGAGACGACCGTGGTGTGGAACAAGCGCACCGGACAGCCCTACGCTCCGGCCATAGCCGGGCCGGACCGGCGCTCCGCCGGGCAGATGGCCGATCTGACGCGGGACGGCCAGACCGAACTGATCCACAAGAAGACCGGTCTGGTGCCGGACGCGCTGTTCTCCGCCGGCAAGCTGAGCTGGCTGCTGCGACACGTTGACGGCCTGCGCGCGGACGCGGAGCGGGGCGACGCCCTGTTCGGCACCATGGATTCCTGGCTGGTGTGGAACCTGACCGGACGGCACGTCACCGATGTGACAAGCGCCAGCCGCACCATGCTGCTGAACCTGGACACCCAGGATTGGGACGACGAGCTGCTGGCCTTGCTCGGCATACCGCGAGCGATGCTGCCTGAGGTGGCGCCGTCCTCGACCCCGGACCGCTTCGGGAGCACATCGGGGTCCGGGTTGTTCGGCACGGAACTGCCCGTGTCCGGGGTGCTGGGTGAACACCAGGCAGCCCTCTTCGGCCAGCATTGCTTCCTTCCGGGTCAGGCCCGCTACGGCTTCGAGGGCAGCAGTGCGCTGCTGGTCAACACCGGGACCGCGCGGGCGGATACCGACTCCAGGGTGCTCGGTACCATCGCCTACCGGCTGGCCGATGAACCGGCGGTGTATGCGCTGGAGGGTTTCGTCCCCTACACCGGCGCCACGGTGCAGTGGCTGGTGGACGGACTGGGCATCATCCGGGGCGTCGGGGAGATCGAGGCAATGTCCCGGCGGGCCGATGACCCGGAAGGGCTCTACTTCGTACCCGCGTTCACCGGGCTCGCGCTGCCCCGGCCCGAACGCGGCGCCCGTGGGGCCATCCTCGGCATGGACACCCACCACAACCAGAACCATGTGGCCCGAGCTACTCTCCAGGCCCTCGCCTACCAGCTCCGTGACCTGATCGAGACCATGCAGGAAGGGACGGGGTACGCCCCGGCCCAGCTGCGGGTCGACGGCAACGGCGCTTGGTTTGATATGTGCATGCAAATACACGCGGACATCCTCGGCATCCAGCTCCGCCGCCCGGCGGACGTCGCCGACACCGCTGCCCTCGGCGCGGCCCACGCCGCTGGCCTGGCCGTCGGCGTGTGGGCGGACCTCGCCGAGGTGGCCGGCACCCGCCAGGAGAACCACCGCTGGTCTGCGCAGTGGATGCCCGAGGACCGGGAACGCGGTTACGCCGGCTGGCGGTCGGCCCTTGAGCGCACCGTGGGCTGGGTCGACGAGGCCACCCTGCCGCAGGGAGACTGGCTGGCCACGCTGACCGCGGCTGAGTGGCGCGCCGACGGATCACGGTGA
- a CDS encoding cation:proton antiporter, producing MGPLTAAAPVAPLGGHSAVLLLTQLTVLVVSAHLLGRLAKRVGLPAVVGELGVGVLLGPSVFGQFVPRASDWVFPQQAGQFHLLDSVALLGVLVLVGVTGISLDFTLVRRRGGTVAWISLLGLVIPFGLGAVVAMKLLPGVLRPQHAQPTVFALFLGVALCVSAIPVIAKTLLDMGLIHRNVGQLILAAGTMDDIVGWLLLSVVSAMAADGLHTGTVLGPILHLAGLLLVLTVLGRPLVRGAMRWAQRSQSSAAVVVTAVAVLLMCATGTAALGLEPVFGAFLGGILIGTSSAVSLGSLAPLNNGLSATLAPVFFATAGLRMDMGALGQPAVLGGALLILGVAILGKFAGALLGGLTGRLNRWEILALGAGMNARGVVQLVVAAVGLRLGVLNTQSYTIIVLTAVITSVMAPPLLRLAMRRLEITAQEESRRRAMEPLLN from the coding sequence GTGGGTCCGCTGACCGCGGCCGCACCCGTAGCCCCCCTGGGCGGTCACTCGGCGGTGCTGCTGCTCACGCAGCTCACTGTGCTGGTCGTCTCCGCGCACCTGCTGGGGCGGCTGGCCAAGCGGGTGGGCCTGCCGGCGGTGGTCGGCGAGCTTGGTGTGGGTGTGCTACTCGGGCCGAGCGTGTTCGGGCAGTTCGTCCCGCGGGCGAGTGATTGGGTCTTCCCTCAGCAGGCGGGGCAGTTCCACCTGCTGGACAGTGTCGCCCTGCTCGGCGTGCTGGTTCTGGTGGGGGTGACCGGGATCAGCCTCGACTTCACCCTGGTACGCCGACGCGGCGGGACCGTCGCCTGGATCAGCCTGCTGGGCCTGGTCATCCCGTTCGGCCTGGGAGCCGTGGTGGCGATGAAGCTGCTGCCCGGGGTGCTGCGCCCCCAACATGCGCAGCCCACGGTGTTCGCACTGTTCCTCGGAGTGGCGCTGTGCGTCAGCGCGATCCCGGTGATTGCCAAGACCCTTCTGGACATGGGGCTGATCCACCGCAACGTCGGTCAGCTCATCCTGGCCGCCGGGACGATGGACGACATCGTCGGCTGGCTGCTGCTGTCCGTGGTGTCCGCCATGGCGGCCGATGGCCTGCACACGGGTACCGTGCTCGGGCCGATCCTGCACCTGGCCGGACTCCTGCTGGTGCTGACCGTGCTGGGCCGGCCCCTGGTCCGCGGGGCGATGCGCTGGGCGCAGCGTTCCCAATCCTCGGCCGCGGTGGTGGTGACGGCGGTCGCGGTCCTCCTGATGTGTGCGACCGGCACCGCGGCGCTGGGCCTCGAACCGGTATTCGGCGCGTTTCTCGGCGGCATACTGATCGGCACCAGCAGCGCCGTCAGCCTCGGCTCGCTCGCACCGCTGAACAATGGGCTGTCCGCAACTCTCGCGCCGGTCTTCTTCGCCACTGCGGGGCTGCGCATGGACATGGGGGCGCTGGGACAACCCGCGGTGCTGGGCGGCGCGCTGCTCATCCTGGGTGTTGCGATCCTTGGCAAGTTCGCCGGCGCGCTGCTCGGCGGGCTGACCGGGCGCCTCAATCGGTGGGAGATCCTGGCGCTCGGCGCGGGCATGAACGCGCGCGGGGTCGTGCAACTCGTCGTGGCCGCGGTCGGCCTTCGGCTGGGCGTGCTGAACACCCAGTCCTACACAATTATCGTGCTCACCGCGGTGATTACCTCGGTCATGGCGCCGCCATTGCTGAGGCTTGCCATGCGACGCCTCGAAATCACCGCCCAGGAGGAATCGCGGCGCCGGGCGATGGAGCCTCTTCTGAATTGA
- a CDS encoding AraC family transcriptional regulator has product MSAAPLLANHAVLHTEDVAATEEWLTPVLGRHELSVAATTRPDIRFHSYQLGSLRLSYLSLGASARFELAGARSGYLVLVPLTGNIWLCGTQQMRIAPGLGTVLGPSEPVSARCSADCGQLIVELNQAVLTAHVHSLLHNSSAESPVFEPLMRFDSGSAMSWYESLMFLAERANEADSSGEPIHPLVATELERALMTELLVTQPNTYSPALVRDQPSQPVSPVERAVRLINEYPEVGHTAADLAQAAGVSVRTLEKAFRRRFGLPPCGYLRQVRLKRVRAELTATGAAKKTVSEVAARWGFSHFGRFAQEYRKKYHENPSETVRRHRAMPRLEAQSFNSEEAPSPGAAIPPGR; this is encoded by the coding sequence ATGTCCGCAGCACCGCTGTTGGCCAACCATGCTGTCCTGCACACCGAAGATGTCGCCGCCACCGAAGAATGGCTCACCCCCGTGCTTGGCCGGCACGAATTATCGGTCGCGGCAACCACACGTCCCGATATTCGCTTCCACAGTTATCAGTTGGGTTCACTGCGGCTGAGCTATCTGTCGCTCGGCGCCAGCGCGCGCTTCGAACTGGCCGGTGCGCGGTCCGGTTACCTGGTGCTGGTGCCGCTGACCGGGAACATCTGGCTGTGCGGCACGCAGCAGATGCGCATCGCCCCTGGCCTGGGCACGGTGCTCGGACCGAGCGAGCCTGTCAGCGCCCGGTGCTCCGCGGACTGCGGGCAGCTGATCGTCGAACTGAACCAGGCGGTGCTGACCGCCCACGTCCATAGCCTGCTGCACAACTCCTCGGCGGAGTCGCCCGTCTTCGAGCCCCTCATGCGGTTCGACTCCGGCAGTGCCATGAGCTGGTACGAGTCGCTGATGTTCCTGGCCGAACGGGCCAACGAAGCCGACAGCTCCGGGGAACCGATCCACCCGCTGGTCGCCACGGAGCTGGAACGGGCCCTGATGACGGAACTGCTGGTCACCCAGCCGAACACCTACAGCCCGGCGCTGGTCCGCGACCAGCCGTCTCAACCGGTCAGCCCGGTCGAGAGAGCGGTGCGGCTGATCAATGAGTACCCGGAGGTCGGCCACACCGCGGCCGACCTCGCTCAGGCCGCCGGCGTCAGTGTGCGCACGCTGGAAAAGGCGTTCCGCCGTCGCTTCGGCCTGCCACCCTGCGGATACCTCCGCCAGGTCCGGCTGAAGCGGGTCCGAGCGGAACTGACTGCAACCGGCGCCGCGAAGAAGACGGTGAGTGAAGTGGCGGCACGGTGGGGGTTCAGCCACTTCGGCCGATTCGCTCAGGAATACCGGAAGAAGTACCATGAGAATCCTTCGGAAACAGTGAGGCGGCATCGCGCAATGCCCAGGCTCGAGGCTCAGAGTTTCAATTCAGAAGAGGCTCCATCGCCCGGCGCCGCGATTCCTCCTGGGCGGTGA
- a CDS encoding antibiotic biosynthesis monooxygenase family protein: MILRSWSARAPIGNTAAFLDTFKSSILPHMEGFPGYRGCYLLRREEDDQVHIQVLSLWNSPAAVEGFAGTDALTAVVSPAVADLMTDYDTEVRHETVVLDTVTGHDEDPATPKQEDPS; the protein is encoded by the coding sequence ATGATCTTGAGGTCATGGAGTGCGCGTGCGCCCATCGGCAACACGGCCGCCTTCCTCGACACATTCAAAAGCAGCATTCTGCCGCATATGGAAGGTTTTCCGGGATATCGCGGCTGCTACCTGCTGCGCCGGGAGGAGGACGACCAGGTCCACATCCAGGTCCTCAGCCTGTGGAACTCGCCCGCGGCGGTCGAAGGGTTCGCAGGCACTGACGCGCTGACAGCAGTGGTGTCACCGGCGGTCGCGGACCTCATGACCGACTACGACACCGAGGTCAGGCACGAGACCGTGGTCCTCGACACCGTGACCGGCCACGACGAAGACCCGGCCACGCCGAAACAGGAAGACCCATCATGA
- a CDS encoding cation:proton antiporter, whose protein sequence is MTLQSPDLMHLFVAVTVLLVVAHTAGHLFMLLRQPPVIGEIVGGLLLGPTVLGAFAPDAQRWLFPSTGPAAAGLGVLYEAGLLLLLFLSGREMVEHRSGGRGKSTAAMAVIGIVVPFAVGLFTARFLDIAELSGPQGTRTSVGLVFGIGVAVTSIPVISRIMLDLDILRTGFARVVLSIAVFEDLVLYVMLSVVLGLAQAKSGSSYGLWSLFDNNDALPSTIYYVVASLVFFAVFLPLGPWFFRMLAIGPASFVEKRSPTGFRLVFMLGMALTCVGLGINPVFGALLAGASAAGADMRVTEPEQRAPADGAWETLKRFSLAFFVPLYFANVGVQLDLAHHFPLLFFVAFLAMACLVKLVSVWAAARLAGEDNRSAQHFAVALNARGGPGIVLATVTLAAGVINEDFYTVLAMLSIVTSQIAGVWLHVFRKQVINMAQQTTAPPAMAAPGGAAPSAKQR, encoded by the coding sequence ATGACTCTGCAGTCACCTGACCTCATGCACCTGTTCGTCGCGGTGACGGTACTGCTGGTCGTCGCTCACACCGCCGGCCATCTGTTCATGCTGCTGCGCCAGCCGCCGGTCATCGGCGAGATAGTCGGGGGCCTGCTGCTCGGCCCAACCGTCCTCGGTGCGTTCGCGCCTGATGCGCAAAGGTGGCTGTTCCCCTCAACGGGCCCCGCGGCCGCGGGCCTGGGCGTGCTGTACGAGGCCGGGCTGCTCCTGCTGCTGTTCCTCTCCGGCCGGGAGATGGTCGAACACCGCAGCGGCGGCCGGGGGAAATCCACCGCCGCGATGGCGGTGATCGGTATCGTCGTGCCGTTCGCGGTCGGTCTGTTCACCGCCCGGTTCCTCGACATCGCCGAACTGTCCGGGCCGCAGGGCACGCGGACGAGTGTGGGACTGGTCTTCGGCATCGGTGTGGCCGTGACCAGCATCCCGGTGATCTCCCGGATCATGCTCGACCTCGACATCCTGCGGACCGGATTCGCACGCGTGGTGCTCTCCATCGCCGTGTTCGAAGACCTGGTGCTCTACGTGATGCTGTCCGTGGTGCTCGGCCTGGCGCAGGCGAAGTCCGGTTCCTCCTACGGCCTGTGGTCGTTGTTCGACAACAACGATGCCCTGCCCAGCACGATCTACTACGTGGTGGCCAGCCTGGTCTTCTTCGCGGTGTTCCTGCCGCTGGGCCCATGGTTCTTCCGCATGCTGGCCATCGGCCCGGCAAGCTTCGTCGAAAAGCGCAGCCCCACCGGGTTCCGGCTGGTATTCATGCTGGGGATGGCCCTGACCTGCGTCGGCCTCGGCATCAACCCGGTCTTCGGTGCCCTGCTGGCCGGCGCGTCCGCCGCCGGAGCGGACATGCGGGTGACCGAGCCGGAGCAGCGGGCACCAGCGGACGGCGCGTGGGAGACACTGAAGAGGTTCTCACTCGCCTTCTTCGTCCCCCTGTACTTTGCCAACGTCGGCGTCCAGCTGGACCTGGCACACCACTTCCCGCTGCTGTTCTTTGTCGCCTTTCTGGCCATGGCCTGCCTGGTCAAGCTGGTCAGCGTCTGGGCGGCGGCCAGGCTGGCCGGGGAGGACAACAGATCCGCCCAGCACTTCGCGGTTGCCCTGAACGCGCGCGGCGGGCCGGGCATCGTGCTGGCCACGGTGACGCTCGCGGCCGGAGTGATCAACGAGGACTTCTACACGGTGCTGGCCATGCTGTCGATCGTCACCTCGCAGATCGCCGGCGTGTGGCTGCATGTCTTCCGTAAACAGGTGATCAACATGGCCCAGCAGACCACGGCGCCGCCGGCGATGGCGGCACCGGGCGGCGCGGCCCCGTCGGCGAAGCAGAGGTGA
- a CDS encoding FGGY family carbohydrate kinase, producing the protein MADFIGAFDQSTTGTRFAIVDADGVEAGAGAREHTQLRPADNRVEHDAAQIWDHAQGVMADALGEARLTATDLAAIGITNQIETTVVWDRRTGEPYHHAIVWQDTRTDQLAAALAADGRAETIHRKAGLVSNPHFSATKIQWLLEHVPGLRAAAERGDALFGGTDTWLIWQLTGGAAGGRHVTDVTNASRTMLMNLTTLDWDEELLDFFGVPRAMLPEIHSSVSPDGFGTTAQDGVPISGVLGGPQAAMFGNGCSATGAAWCNNTHRNLVMLNIGSEPVQSGHGLHTTIAYQLPDTPAVYALEGNIPHTGDAARWVVEDLGSLSSPEAFETAASSVTGAEGLYFVPAFTGLGVPDPEPQARGALIGLAPGHTKGHLARAALESIGFRMHEVLAAMTDDSAVAPVRLTVDGAAAASDVSLAVQADVTGIPVSRAAIAEPPTRGAAYAAGLGVGYWKGTEELPVHRPPQDRWKPRWKSGRRRAALADWRRAVDRTGPLAGADGEAPS; encoded by the coding sequence ATGGCGGACTTCATCGGAGCGTTCGACCAGAGCACGACCGGCACCCGGTTCGCCATTGTCGACGCGGACGGCGTCGAGGCGGGCGCCGGCGCACGGGAACACACCCAGCTACGGCCCGCGGACAACCGGGTCGAGCACGACGCGGCGCAGATCTGGGACCACGCCCAGGGCGTCATGGCCGACGCGCTCGGCGAAGCCCGGCTGACCGCCACGGACCTGGCTGCCATCGGCATCACCAACCAGATCGAAACCACCGTGGTCTGGGACCGGCGTACCGGCGAGCCCTACCACCACGCCATCGTCTGGCAGGACACCCGTACGGACCAACTGGCTGCCGCGCTGGCCGCGGACGGCCGGGCCGAAACGATCCACCGCAAGGCCGGTCTGGTGAGCAACCCTCACTTCTCCGCCACGAAGATCCAATGGCTGCTGGAGCACGTGCCCGGGTTGCGCGCGGCCGCCGAACGGGGCGACGCCCTGTTCGGCGGCACGGACACCTGGCTGATCTGGCAGCTGACAGGCGGGGCCGCGGGCGGCCGGCATGTGACCGACGTGACGAACGCCAGTCGCACGATGCTGATGAACCTGACCACACTGGACTGGGACGAGGAACTGCTGGACTTCTTCGGCGTGCCCCGTGCCATGCTGCCCGAGATCCACTCCTCGGTCAGCCCGGACGGCTTCGGCACCACCGCACAGGACGGCGTGCCGATCAGCGGCGTGCTCGGCGGGCCGCAGGCTGCCATGTTCGGCAACGGCTGCTCGGCCACCGGCGCGGCATGGTGCAACAACACCCACCGCAACCTGGTCATGCTCAATATCGGAAGCGAACCAGTGCAGTCCGGGCACGGCCTCCACACGACGATCGCCTACCAGCTGCCGGATACACCCGCGGTCTACGCCTTGGAGGGGAACATCCCGCACACAGGCGACGCGGCGCGCTGGGTGGTGGAAGACCTCGGCTCGCTGTCCAGCCCGGAGGCGTTCGAGACGGCCGCCTCCTCGGTCACCGGAGCCGAGGGCCTGTACTTCGTGCCTGCGTTCACCGGTCTCGGCGTGCCGGACCCCGAGCCGCAGGCCCGCGGTGCGCTCATCGGCCTGGCGCCCGGGCACACCAAGGGCCACCTCGCCAGAGCGGCCTTGGAGTCGATCGGATTCCGGATGCACGAGGTGCTCGCCGCCATGACCGACGATTCCGCAGTGGCACCAGTCAGGCTGACGGTCGACGGGGCGGCCGCGGCCTCGGACGTGAGCCTGGCGGTCCAGGCCGATGTGACCGGGATACCGGTGAGCCGAGCCGCGATCGCCGAGCCGCCCACGCGGGGCGCGGCGTACGCGGCAGGTCTCGGCGTCGGGTACTGGAAGGGCACCGAGGAGCTCCCCGTACACCGGCCGCCCCAGGACCGCTGGAAACCACGCTGGAAGAGCGGGCGGCGGCGGGCCGCGCTGGCGGACTGGCGCCGGGCGGTGGACCGCACCGGTCCCCTGGCCGGGGCGGACGGTGAGGCACCCTCGTAG
- a CDS encoding peroxiredoxin-like family protein: protein MSLNDELRAFREVQQRQDPAGARAIKERAARELAESGQGKRALAVGARAPHFSLPSATGRTVTLEALLSRGPLVLTFYRGAWCPYCNMTLRSLQQHHGDISARGAQLVAVSPQTPDESLSHSEKQELDFDVLSDIGSATARRYGLAFQVPDELAAHYARSGLDLERVNDGHARVLPIPATYVIDRSGTVRWAFVDTDFTVRAEPADVLTALDALG, encoded by the coding sequence ATGAGCCTCAACGACGAGTTGCGCGCGTTCCGCGAAGTCCAGCAGAGGCAGGATCCGGCCGGGGCCCGCGCCATCAAGGAGCGGGCGGCCCGGGAACTGGCCGAGTCCGGTCAGGGGAAGCGTGCGCTGGCTGTCGGTGCGCGAGCTCCGCACTTCAGCCTGCCGTCGGCCACGGGCCGGACCGTCACGCTGGAGGCCCTGCTCTCCCGCGGCCCCCTGGTGCTCACCTTCTACCGGGGTGCCTGGTGCCCCTACTGCAATATGACGCTCCGTTCCCTCCAGCAGCACCACGGGGACATATCTGCCCGTGGCGCCCAGCTCGTGGCCGTGTCCCCGCAGACACCCGACGAGTCGCTGTCCCACAGCGAGAAGCAGGAACTCGACTTCGACGTGCTCAGCGACATCGGCTCGGCCACGGCGCGGCGGTACGGCCTCGCCTTCCAGGTGCCCGACGAGCTGGCGGCCCACTACGCCAGGTCGGGGCTCGACCTGGAGCGGGTCAATGACGGTCACGCGCGCGTTCTGCCGATACCCGCCACCTACGTCATCGACCGGTCCGGTACGGTCCGATGGGCCTTCGTCGACACGGACTTCACCGTTCGCGCCGAACCAGCCGACGTCCTCACCGCTCTCGACGCCCTCGGCTGA